A genomic segment from Luteibacter aegosomatis encodes:
- a CDS encoding class I SAM-dependent methyltransferase, which produces MTASDLTLLLDRLARDDGWRLPDAFLERADLADRLDLLLPGDTASAEVARAAPFLAAMEASDARLFQRLREAIRAGRGALAMAPWLRSGASEGQHYDALDTLLAGVLAIDEPMADDPVPPPGMVFYQPTPARHILDCVRRAGIGRDDVVLDLGSGLGHVPMLVNILTGARTRGVEREPAYVESAARAADALGLRGVSFLCADARDASLDDVDVVYLFTPFVGGVLADVLVSLERAARARPLRIATLGPCSATFARQAWLRADAATSPDRVAVFRSVSGGPD; this is translated from the coding sequence GTGACCGCCAGCGACCTCACTTTGCTGCTCGATCGCCTTGCCAGGGACGACGGCTGGCGGCTGCCGGACGCCTTTCTCGAACGTGCCGACCTCGCCGATCGACTCGACCTGCTGCTTCCCGGCGACACCGCCTCCGCCGAGGTCGCGCGTGCGGCGCCATTCCTCGCCGCCATGGAGGCCAGCGACGCGCGTCTGTTCCAACGCTTGCGCGAGGCCATCCGCGCGGGACGTGGCGCCCTGGCCATGGCGCCCTGGCTGCGTTCGGGGGCGTCGGAGGGTCAGCACTACGACGCCCTGGATACCTTGTTGGCCGGCGTGCTCGCCATCGACGAGCCGATGGCCGACGATCCCGTTCCGCCGCCGGGCATGGTGTTCTACCAGCCGACGCCCGCGCGGCACATCCTGGATTGCGTGCGGCGCGCGGGCATCGGCCGCGACGATGTCGTGCTGGATCTCGGTTCGGGCCTGGGGCACGTGCCGATGCTGGTGAACATCCTCACCGGTGCGCGAACCCGGGGCGTGGAGCGGGAGCCGGCCTACGTGGAAAGCGCCGCGCGCGCCGCGGACGCGCTGGGCTTGCGCGGCGTGTCGTTCCTCTGCGCGGATGCGCGGGACGCGTCGCTGGACGACGTGGACGTGGTCTACCTGTTCACGCCGTTCGTCGGCGGCGTGCTGGCCGATGTGCTGGTTTCGCTCGAGCGTGCGGCGCGGGCGCGCCCCTTGCGCATCGCGACGCTCGGTCCCTGTTCGGCCACGTTCGCGCGGCAGGCGTGGCTACGCGCCGATGCGGCGACGAGCCCCGATCGCGTGGCGGTGTTCCGTTCGGTCAGCGGTGGCCCGGATTGA
- a CDS encoding plasmid replication/partition related protein has translation MHIVVNEELKAYIDPLTPDEYQALERSLLAEGCRDALVLWGDTLVDGHNRYGICRKHDIPFNTVQNERFQSIDDVHLWMIEQHLGRRSVSDFQRGVLALRKREILASRRASAEPAQDDGVPFDTTGAEPAKPKPPRANPAESRKEIAREARISSNQVGMIEKIRKEAAPEVVAAVKSGHLSISAAAAVASLPEEEQRAAASAGDDELKQAAKRVRESKRKPREKPTDEVKALREQIADLEAENRNLRREIDALKVRLGEAPSERPDEEPA, from the coding sequence ATGCATATCGTCGTCAACGAAGAACTGAAGGCCTACATCGATCCGCTCACGCCCGACGAATACCAGGCGCTGGAGCGCAGCCTGCTTGCCGAAGGCTGCCGCGACGCGCTGGTGCTGTGGGGCGATACGCTCGTGGACGGCCACAACCGCTACGGCATCTGCCGCAAGCACGATATCCCGTTCAACACGGTGCAGAACGAGCGGTTCCAGTCGATCGACGACGTGCACCTGTGGATGATCGAGCAACACCTGGGCCGGCGCAGCGTGTCGGACTTCCAGCGCGGCGTGCTGGCCCTGCGCAAGCGCGAGATCCTGGCGTCCCGTCGCGCGTCGGCCGAGCCGGCGCAGGACGACGGCGTTCCCTTCGACACCACGGGAGCCGAGCCCGCGAAGCCGAAACCGCCGCGCGCCAACCCCGCCGAAAGCCGCAAGGAAATCGCCCGCGAGGCACGGATCAGCAGCAACCAGGTCGGCATGATCGAAAAGATCCGCAAGGAGGCCGCCCCCGAGGTGGTCGCGGCGGTGAAGTCGGGCCACCTGTCGATCAGCGCGGCCGCCGCCGTGGCCAGCCTGCCCGAGGAAGAACAGCGCGCGGCCGCCTCGGCCGGCGACGACGAACTCAAACAGGCCGCCAAACGCGTGCGCGAGTCGAAGCGCAAGCCTCGGGAAAAACCCACGGACGAGGTCAAGGCCCTGCGCGAGCAGATCGCCGACCTGGAGGCCGAAAACCGCAACCTGCGCCGGGAGATCGACGCGTTGAAGGTGCGCCTGGGCGAGGCGCCGTCGGAGCGCCCGGACGAAGAACCGGCCTGA
- a CDS encoding VOC family protein produces the protein MTMDTVEIKAFVPARDFGLSQRFYQDLGFTLASSSHGVAYLHAGDCSFLLQDFYDETLAENFMMHLLVKDVDAWWRHVSSSDLAARYGVRAAPPQDRPWAIRDFTIHDPSGVLWRIGQNIGKTRANPGE, from the coding sequence ATGACGATGGACACGGTCGAGATCAAGGCTTTCGTGCCTGCCCGGGACTTCGGGTTGTCCCAGCGGTTCTACCAGGACCTGGGCTTCACGCTCGCTTCATCGTCCCACGGCGTCGCCTACCTCCACGCCGGCGATTGCAGCTTCCTGTTGCAGGATTTCTACGACGAGACGCTGGCCGAGAACTTCATGATGCACCTGCTCGTGAAGGACGTGGATGCCTGGTGGCGTCACGTGTCGTCCAGCGACCTGGCGGCGCGCTATGGCGTGCGTGCCGCCCCGCCGCAAGACAGGCCCTGGGCCATCCGCGACTTCACGATCCACGATCCGTCCGGCGTGTTGTGGCGGATCGGGCAGAACATCGGCAAGACGCGCGCGAATCCTGGGGAGTGA
- a CDS encoding DUF1801 domain-containing protein, with amino-acid sequence MATSASTGNDAPALIDARIAQLGDWRGDVLAKVRELIHEAAPHVVEEWKWRGTPVWSLGGILCTGETYKAKVKLTFAKGASLKDPSRLFNASLDGNARRAIDIGENDEIDPKAFKALVREAVAWNADSKKKAR; translated from the coding sequence ATGGCCACCTCTGCATCCACGGGTAACGACGCCCCGGCGCTGATCGACGCACGTATCGCGCAGCTCGGCGACTGGCGAGGCGATGTCCTGGCGAAGGTGCGCGAGCTCATTCACGAGGCCGCTCCCCACGTGGTCGAGGAATGGAAATGGCGGGGCACGCCGGTATGGTCACTCGGCGGCATCCTCTGCACCGGCGAAACCTACAAGGCCAAGGTGAAGCTGACCTTTGCCAAAGGGGCCTCGCTTAAGGATCCCTCGCGACTGTTCAACGCGAGCCTCGACGGCAACGCGAGGCGTGCGATCGACATCGGCGAGAACGACGAGATCGATCCGAAGGCCTTCAAGGCGCTCGTTCGCGAAGCGGTGGCTTGGAACGCCGACTCGAAAAAGAAGGCGCGCTAG
- the dusA gene encoding tRNA dihydrouridine(20/20a) synthase DusA: MQPIDPSAFRLTVAPMLDWTDRHCRYFHRLLSPHARLYTEMVTSAALVRGGQVRLLEHSHQEHPVALQLGGSDPAELAQAAAMGARAGYDEINLNVGCPSDRVQSGKFGACLMREPALVGDCVRAMADAVDVPVTVKCRIGVDDQDEYADLQRFTETMLAAGVGILVVHARKAWLQGLSPKENREIPPLDYERVYRLKREFPELAIVINGGITTVEAVREHLARVDGVMIGRAAYHDPYLLARLEAELCGTPMPGRAEVLEHLRIYVEAELARGTQLKHITRHILGLYQGEPGARGFRRQLSEGSHLPGADWSLIESALAPFRRAA; this comes from the coding sequence ATGCAACCCATCGATCCCTCGGCGTTTCGCCTCACCGTCGCCCCCATGCTCGACTGGACGGACCGCCACTGCCGGTACTTCCACCGGCTGCTGTCGCCCCATGCCCGGCTCTATACCGAAATGGTCACCAGCGCGGCCCTGGTCAGGGGCGGACAGGTGCGCTTGCTCGAACACAGCCACCAGGAGCATCCGGTGGCCCTGCAACTGGGCGGCAGCGATCCGGCGGAACTGGCCCAGGCGGCCGCGATGGGCGCTCGCGCGGGCTATGACGAGATCAACCTCAACGTGGGTTGCCCCTCCGATCGCGTGCAGTCGGGCAAATTCGGCGCCTGCCTCATGCGTGAGCCGGCGCTCGTGGGCGACTGCGTGCGGGCCATGGCCGATGCCGTGGACGTGCCGGTGACGGTCAAATGCCGCATCGGCGTGGACGACCAGGACGAATACGCCGATCTCCAGCGCTTCACCGAGACCATGCTCGCCGCCGGGGTGGGCATCCTGGTGGTGCATGCGCGCAAGGCCTGGCTGCAAGGGCTCAGCCCGAAGGAAAACCGCGAGATCCCGCCTCTGGACTACGAGCGGGTCTATCGCCTGAAGCGGGAGTTTCCCGAGCTCGCCATCGTCATCAACGGCGGCATCACCACCGTGGAGGCCGTGCGCGAGCACCTGGCGCGGGTGGACGGGGTCATGATCGGCCGCGCGGCCTATCACGACCCCTACCTGCTGGCCCGCCTGGAGGCCGAACTCTGCGGCACCCCCATGCCAGGCCGGGCCGAGGTGCTGGAGCACCTGCGCATCTACGTCGAGGCCGAACTGGCCCGGGGTACCCAGCTCAAGCACATCACCCGCCACATCCTCGGGCTCTACCAGGGAGAGCCCGGTGCCCGGGGTTTCCGTCGCCAGCTGTCCGAGGGCTCGCACCTGCCCGGGGCGGACTGGTCGCTCATCGAGTCGGCCCTGGCACCTTTCCGCCGGGCCGCCTGA
- a CDS encoding PepSY domain-containing protein produces MYAASTPDMKITFRSLAFALVLAAPLAAHAEQVPSLTLEQAVSKVQKETGGKVLSADTRLVERGRITEYRVKVLTLDGHVKVVPIRTETAKPLDMNAGDNKERH; encoded by the coding sequence ATGTACGCCGCGTCCACGCCAGACATGAAAATCACGTTCCGTTCGCTAGCTTTCGCGCTCGTCCTTGCCGCACCCCTTGCCGCCCACGCCGAGCAGGTGCCCTCGCTGACGCTGGAACAGGCGGTGAGCAAGGTGCAGAAGGAGACCGGGGGGAAGGTGCTGTCGGCGGATACGCGGCTGGTCGAGCGCGGCCGGATCACCGAATACCGGGTGAAGGTGCTGACCCTGGACGGCCACGTGAAGGTCGTTCCGATCCGCACGGAAACCGCCAAGCCCCTGGATATGAATGCCGGGGACAACAAGGAGAGACATTGA
- a CDS encoding response regulator transcription factor → MRILLVEDEAPLRETLAARLKRDGFAVDAAQDGEEGLYLGREVPFDLAIIDLGLPKLSGMDLVKALREHGQRYPILILTARGSWQDKVEGLKHGADDYLVKPFHVEELLARINALVRRASGWSKPVLACGPIKLDTTAQTVTVEGRQVDLTSYEYKVLEYLMLHAGELVSKADLTEHIYQQDFDRDSNVLEVFIGRLRRKLDPESTLKPIETVRGRGYRFAIPRNEADED, encoded by the coding sequence ATGCGTATCCTGCTCGTTGAGGACGAGGCGCCGCTGCGCGAGACCCTCGCCGCTCGCCTCAAGCGCGACGGTTTTGCCGTCGACGCCGCCCAGGATGGCGAAGAAGGCCTCTATCTCGGTCGCGAAGTCCCGTTCGACCTGGCGATCATCGACCTGGGCCTGCCCAAGCTGTCGGGCATGGACCTGGTGAAGGCCCTGCGCGAGCACGGCCAGCGCTATCCCATCCTGATCCTCACCGCCCGCGGCAGCTGGCAGGACAAGGTGGAAGGCCTCAAGCACGGCGCCGACGACTACCTGGTAAAGCCCTTCCACGTGGAAGAGCTGCTGGCGCGCATCAACGCGCTGGTGCGTCGCGCCAGCGGCTGGTCGAAGCCGGTGCTGGCTTGTGGCCCGATCAAGCTCGACACCACGGCGCAGACGGTGACCGTCGAAGGCCGCCAGGTCGACCTGACCAGCTACGAGTACAAGGTGCTCGAATACCTGATGCTGCACGCCGGCGAGCTGGTCTCCAAGGCCGACCTCACCGAGCACATCTACCAGCAGGATTTCGATCGCGACTCCAACGTGCTGGAGGTCTTCATCGGCCGCCTGCGCCGAAAGCTCGATCCGGAAAGCACGCTCAAGCCCATCGAGACCGTTCGCGGCCGTGGCTACCGCTTCGCCATTCCGCGCAACGAGGCGGACGAGGACTGA
- a CDS encoding ATP-binding protein, with the protein MDNASPTKRRPLSLAARAALATGFALAAFLGLTGLAQNKANYASELSAMHDRLHSYVIAYITGTDITRGGKVTVPDSQPNADFSRVGSGLYAIIVGNDGFRWQSSSALGRDFDFVRMLPPGQTSFEPVETRSGKLYVFSYGVTLDSTERRSVPLTFVVAQTEDQFERLVATYRRTQFLWLAMLGMMLMLLQLFLLRWSLLPLRRVSSDLAHIERGSRDHLDGPYPIELTVLTRRLNAFIDSEREQRSRYRDTLADLAHSLKTPLAVVRSQMETTNDAQTLRAGILDQVRKMDEIVAYQLSRAATSGRRTIASVEPIAGHAEDLVQSLEKVYAAKNVLCEFELEDGVTFPGEQGDLLELMGNLVENAFKWASHRVLLTARSIGKIKGRSGLELVVEDDGPGIADDKIEKVLQRGVRGDERVQGHGIGLSIVQDIVKAYQGELHVDRSEELGGARFRVRLPPA; encoded by the coding sequence ATGGACAACGCGTCACCTACCAAGCGTCGCCCGCTGTCGCTGGCCGCCCGCGCGGCGCTCGCCACCGGCTTCGCCCTGGCCGCGTTCCTGGGGTTGACCGGCCTGGCGCAGAACAAGGCCAACTACGCGTCGGAACTGTCGGCGATGCACGATCGCCTGCACAGTTACGTCATCGCCTACATCACCGGTACCGACATCACGCGCGGCGGCAAGGTCACGGTGCCCGACAGCCAGCCGAACGCGGATTTCTCGCGGGTCGGCTCGGGGCTCTACGCGATCATCGTAGGCAACGACGGGTTCCGCTGGCAGTCGTCGTCCGCGCTGGGCCGTGACTTCGATTTCGTGCGCATGCTGCCGCCGGGACAGACGTCCTTCGAGCCGGTGGAGACGCGCAGCGGCAAGCTCTACGTCTTCAGTTACGGCGTCACGCTCGACAGCACCGAACGTCGCAGCGTGCCGTTGACCTTCGTGGTGGCCCAGACCGAAGACCAGTTCGAGCGCCTGGTGGCCACCTATCGCCGCACGCAATTCCTCTGGCTTGCCATGCTCGGCATGATGCTCATGCTGCTGCAGCTGTTCCTGCTGCGCTGGAGCCTGTTGCCGCTGCGTCGCGTGTCGAGCGACCTCGCGCACATCGAGCGCGGTTCGCGCGATCACCTGGACGGCCCCTACCCGATCGAGCTGACGGTGCTCACGCGCCGGCTCAATGCCTTCATCGACAGCGAGCGCGAGCAGCGTTCGCGCTATCGCGACACGCTCGCCGACCTCGCGCACAGCCTGAAGACGCCGTTGGCCGTGGTTCGCTCGCAGATGGAAACCACCAACGACGCGCAGACGCTGCGTGCCGGCATCCTCGACCAGGTGCGCAAGATGGACGAGATCGTCGCCTATCAGTTGTCGCGCGCCGCCACCTCCGGGCGCCGTACCATCGCTTCCGTCGAGCCGATCGCCGGACATGCGGAAGATCTCGTGCAGAGCCTCGAAAAGGTGTACGCCGCCAAGAACGTGCTCTGCGAATTCGAGCTGGAAGATGGCGTGACGTTCCCTGGCGAGCAGGGCGACCTGCTGGAGCTGATGGGCAACCTCGTCGAAAACGCCTTCAAGTGGGCTTCGCATCGCGTGCTGCTCACGGCACGGAGCATCGGCAAGATCAAGGGAAGGAGCGGCCTGGAACTGGTCGTGGAAGACGACGGCCCCGGCATTGCCGACGACAAGATCGAGAAGGTCCTCCAGCGCGGCGTGCGCGGCGACGAGCGCGTGCAGGGGCACGGCATCGGACTGTCGATCGTGCAGGACATCGTCAAGGCGTACCAGGGCGAGTTGCACGTGGATCGCTCCGAAGAGCTGGGCGGCGCGCGATTCCGGGTGCGGCTGCCGCCAGCCTGA
- a CDS encoding zinc-dependent peptidase, which produces MGLISSFLSRFRAPAPPIDDTLWRQALDRVPLAKALDEPRRHYLRRLAGDFLHTKRFQAMGGAELDDFWRLAIAMQASLPALPRGPAAFKGWTNVLVYPGEFNVRRSHYDAHSGVVTDSDDTLIGEAWDRGPMVLSLADVALDLEAPWDGFNVVVHEMAHKLDMLAGPASGVPPLPKSMNRREWIQTMQAAFDKLVKAVERGRHTIIDPYAAEAPEEFFAVTSEMHFSKPAALREAEPKVAKLLDDFYGPSPTS; this is translated from the coding sequence GTGGGCCTGATTTCGTCTTTTCTTTCGCGCTTTCGCGCACCCGCCCCACCCATCGACGACACACTGTGGCGCCAGGCGCTCGACCGCGTTCCGCTGGCGAAAGCGCTCGACGAGCCCCGGCGCCATTACCTGCGCCGCCTCGCCGGCGACTTTCTCCACACGAAACGTTTCCAGGCCATGGGTGGCGCCGAACTGGACGATTTCTGGCGGCTGGCCATCGCGATGCAGGCGAGCCTGCCCGCCCTCCCACGCGGGCCCGCCGCCTTCAAGGGCTGGACCAACGTGCTGGTGTATCCGGGCGAGTTCAACGTGCGACGCAGCCATTACGACGCGCACAGCGGCGTGGTGACCGACAGCGACGACACGTTGATCGGCGAGGCGTGGGACAGGGGCCCCATGGTGCTGTCGCTCGCCGACGTGGCCCTCGACCTCGAAGCCCCCTGGGACGGCTTCAACGTGGTGGTGCACGAGATGGCCCACAAGCTCGACATGCTCGCCGGTCCGGCCAGCGGGGTGCCGCCCCTGCCCAAGTCGATGAATCGCCGCGAGTGGATCCAGACCATGCAGGCCGCCTTCGACAAGCTCGTGAAGGCCGTGGAGCGCGGCCGGCATACGATCATCGATCCGTATGCCGCCGAAGCGCCGGAAGAGTTCTTCGCGGTGACGAGCGAGATGCATTTCTCGAAGCCCGCCGCGTTGCGCGAGGCCGAACCCAAAGTGGCGAAGCTGCTGGACGATTTCTACGGGCCGTCGCCGACAAGCTGA
- a CDS encoding biotin--[acetyl-CoA-carboxylase] ligase, whose protein sequence is MLARDLLQALADGEPVSGAALARHAGVTRAAVWKQIEALRLKGVPVDAKVGGGYRLPWPVQLLDAPSIRQWLPATASSALGMLEVHWELDSTSSELARRNPVLDDLAFVLAETQSAGRGRRGRAWLSPPGMNLYLSVLKRFDAGFASLSGLSLAVGVMLIRALDDLGIRTAGLKWPNDILAGNAKLAGILVELSGEYSGPCAAVIGVGLNIRLPDSVHERAGQPVTDIAELTGGSPPDRNRAAASVVAALTEGLLTFERHGFAAFVDEYASHDLLLGKPLRILDPRGEYEAVGEGVDGRGALRVRRTDGTAITVDSAEVSVRRSGVA, encoded by the coding sequence ATGCTCGCACGCGATCTCCTGCAAGCCCTCGCCGACGGCGAGCCCGTTTCCGGCGCGGCATTGGCCCGCCATGCGGGTGTGACGCGCGCCGCCGTGTGGAAACAGATCGAGGCGCTGCGCCTGAAGGGTGTGCCCGTCGATGCCAAGGTCGGCGGCGGTTATCGCCTGCCGTGGCCGGTCCAGCTGCTCGACGCGCCAAGCATCCGCCAGTGGCTGCCGGCGACGGCGTCCTCCGCCCTGGGCATGCTCGAGGTGCATTGGGAGCTCGATTCCACGTCCAGCGAACTGGCCCGGCGCAACCCCGTGCTCGACGACCTGGCCTTCGTGCTCGCCGAGACGCAGAGTGCCGGCCGCGGTCGTCGCGGTCGCGCGTGGCTGTCGCCGCCGGGCATGAACCTCTATCTATCGGTGCTTAAGCGTTTCGATGCGGGATTCGCGTCGCTGTCGGGTCTGTCGCTGGCGGTGGGAGTCATGCTGATCCGTGCGCTGGACGATCTGGGCATCCGCACGGCGGGCCTGAAGTGGCCCAACGACATACTGGCGGGCAACGCCAAACTCGCCGGCATCCTCGTGGAATTGTCGGGGGAATATTCCGGTCCGTGCGCGGCGGTGATCGGCGTCGGCCTCAACATTCGCCTTCCCGACAGCGTGCACGAGCGCGCGGGACAACCCGTGACCGACATCGCCGAACTCACGGGCGGCTCGCCGCCCGACCGCAACCGCGCGGCGGCGTCCGTGGTGGCGGCGCTCACCGAGGGCCTCCTGACGTTCGAGCGCCACGGCTTCGCGGCATTCGTCGACGAATACGCCAGCCACGACCTCCTGCTCGGCAAGCCGCTGCGCATCCTCGATCCACGCGGCGAATACGAGGCGGTGGGCGAGGGCGTGGACGGGCGCGGTGCGTTGCGCGTACGCCGGACGGACGGCACCGCGATCACCGTCGACAGCGCCGAGGTTTCGGTGCGCCGGAGCGGCGTCGCATGA
- a CDS encoding type III pantothenate kinase — MILLLDLGNTRLKFALCDGATFTHRGAFGWDADIAHELAQLWSEWPTPARILGASVVDGARETAVAVAAGKAFGLDPHWIRTPAHACGVTNAYAEPHRLGVDRFLAMVDAWAEGRAPCVLASVGTALTLDALDAEGRHLGGWIAPGPVLMQQSILGATAQVRPGHAGAVRDLADNTADGLASGCWQASAALVDRFVARSSARLGGSPTVTLGGGDADVLAPLLEREVAIVPDAVLRGLAVWARSQPDAGDIP; from the coding sequence ATGATCCTGCTGCTCGACCTGGGCAATACGCGGCTGAAGTTCGCGCTCTGCGACGGCGCCACGTTCACCCATCGCGGTGCGTTCGGCTGGGATGCCGACATCGCCCATGAACTGGCACAGCTGTGGTCCGAATGGCCCACGCCCGCGCGCATCCTCGGGGCGTCGGTGGTGGATGGCGCACGCGAAACGGCCGTTGCCGTCGCCGCCGGGAAAGCGTTCGGGCTCGATCCCCACTGGATACGCACGCCCGCGCATGCCTGCGGCGTGACCAACGCCTACGCCGAACCGCATCGCCTGGGCGTGGACCGTTTCCTCGCCATGGTGGACGCCTGGGCCGAGGGGCGCGCGCCCTGCGTGCTCGCCAGCGTGGGCACGGCCCTCACGCTCGACGCCCTCGACGCGGAAGGCCGCCACCTCGGCGGCTGGATCGCGCCGGGTCCGGTGCTGATGCAGCAATCGATCCTCGGTGCCACGGCACAGGTGCGTCCCGGCCACGCGGGCGCGGTACGCGACCTCGCCGACAACACCGCCGACGGCCTGGCTTCCGGGTGCTGGCAGGCATCGGCGGCGCTCGTCGACCGTTTCGTCGCCCGCTCGTCGGCCCGGCTCGGCGGTTCGCCCACGGTGACCCTCGGCGGCGGCGACGCCGACGTGCTGGCACCGCTTCTCGAACGCGAGGTAGCCATCGTGCCCGACGCGGTATTACGGGGCCTCGCCGTGTGGGCACGGTCGCAGCCCGACGCGGGCGATATCCCCTAG
- a CDS encoding SPOR domain-containing protein, with protein MLLRLLFVLLIALNIAVAAWLLLGDTGVHAVDPADKGVPTLKLLAEAPARATSAPSPVQPAPARSVAPPAPATPVAVVPTAPEPPKPSPPTAAPPPPQRSYRCLAVGPFASLVDLKAARTTLAPRMARSRQRQEQTSESHGWRVYLPSQATREQAVAQARRLEAKGIKDYFVVGAQGDLPNSVALGLFHDPANARKRRDEVVAAGFPARMSERTETVPVWWLDVVVSDDAAADVRRAVRTPGVTTRTTGCF; from the coding sequence ATGCTGCTGCGTTTGCTGTTCGTCCTGCTGATCGCACTGAATATCGCCGTCGCCGCGTGGTTGTTGCTCGGCGATACCGGTGTGCACGCGGTCGATCCGGCGGACAAGGGCGTGCCCACGCTGAAACTGCTGGCCGAGGCGCCCGCCCGCGCTACGAGCGCGCCGTCGCCGGTGCAGCCCGCTCCCGCCCGTTCCGTCGCACCGCCCGCACCGGCGACGCCCGTCGCCGTCGTGCCGACGGCACCGGAGCCGCCAAAGCCCTCGCCGCCGACCGCCGCACCGCCGCCTCCACAGCGCAGTTATCGCTGCCTCGCCGTCGGACCGTTCGCCAGCCTGGTCGACCTCAAGGCGGCACGCACGACACTGGCACCACGCATGGCCCGCAGCCGCCAGCGCCAGGAGCAGACGAGCGAATCGCACGGCTGGCGCGTGTACCTGCCCTCGCAGGCCACCCGCGAGCAGGCGGTGGCCCAGGCGCGCCGCCTCGAAGCCAAGGGCATCAAGGATTACTTCGTGGTGGGCGCCCAGGGCGACCTGCCCAACTCCGTGGCCCTTGGCCTGTTCCACGACCCGGCCAATGCGCGCAAGCGGCGCGACGAGGTGGTGGCCGCCGGGTTCCCGGCGCGCATGAGCGAACGCACCGAAACCGTTCCCGTGTGGTGGCTCGACGTCGTCGTTTCCGACGATGCCGCCGCCGACGTACGTCGCGCCGTGCGCACCCCCGGTGTCACGACCCGAACCACGGGCTGCTTCTGA
- a CDS encoding RES family NAD+ phosphorylase, which produces MRLWRISAYPGLEGTGGRHADGRWHTQGRPIIYAAEHPALAMVEAMAHMHLGITTIPLTLKLIAIDVAEHASVAPKLDLPSGWQANVPTSQAIGNAWLVASASLVLPVPSAILAHSTNYLINPAHVEAETYLSEAFVEPFWFDRRYLR; this is translated from the coding sequence ATGCGGCTGTGGCGTATTTCGGCCTATCCGGGCCTCGAAGGAACGGGGGGTCGCCATGCCGACGGACGTTGGCACACGCAAGGACGCCCCATCATCTACGCGGCGGAACATCCGGCGCTGGCCATGGTGGAAGCCATGGCGCACATGCACCTCGGCATCACGACGATACCGCTCACGCTGAAGTTGATCGCGATCGACGTGGCCGAGCATGCGAGTGTCGCCCCGAAACTCGACCTGCCTTCCGGATGGCAGGCCAACGTTCCCACGAGCCAGGCGATCGGCAATGCGTGGCTCGTGGCATCGGCATCGCTCGTCCTGCCCGTGCCCTCGGCCATCCTCGCGCACTCGACGAATTACCTGATCAATCCCGCGCACGTCGAGGCGGAAACGTACCTGAGCGAAGCCTTCGTGGAACCGTTCTGGTTCGACAGGCGATACCTGCGCTGA